From the genome of Streptomyces sp. NBC_01341, one region includes:
- a CDS encoding stealth family protein, which produces MVGSGNPEAGSLVSAYRSVVPVGARRGIVRKVPAPLRSAVKSSFTSVDAIRSATVVWAMGGRRNGPRHSAASMRRVVRLKGRHVHALLVEGATAWAAQARNLHILIATLEAGGIEYFCIRGATKDVPTVAVPAELRESAEEMLQIAFEQTPGYVGTASASESGMRPGDDDKSWRQLRKHDALRVAWYVTDPTQQLVFGADQGCDLEFWAEREGRLVAPRPNRVVEEVPVDAPRHTVPQALFALVPGSYTTGSARTVAEFTQPLAEDHLFPIDVVYTWVDDSDPRWSAERDAARAGRPGAPSQTLHAQAANDARFTSRDELRYSLRSLHQYAPWVRTVYLVTAGQVPGWLDTDAPGIQVVDHREIFSEPTALPTFNSHAIESQLHHIEGLSEHFLYLNDDVFFGRPLGAERFFHTNGLTKFFQSKALIPSGPADTDDLPVNAAGKNSRALIERSFGTRIAQKMKHTPHPLRRSILADIELVYSEEHQRTQHSRFRSPEDVPIASSLHHYYGFHTGRTTVGNIRYQYIDLAADQARRRLDNLLAHRNFDTFCLNDTVEHDDPEAQERMVRNFLDAYFPVPSRFERVDRDEYCDVSGPGKAEIRQ; this is translated from the coding sequence GTGGTCGGTTCCGGTAATCCGGAGGCGGGATCGCTTGTTTCGGCGTACCGGTCGGTGGTGCCGGTCGGTGCGCGAAGAGGCATCGTCCGCAAGGTGCCCGCCCCGCTGCGCTCCGCCGTGAAGTCCTCGTTCACCTCCGTCGACGCCATCCGGTCGGCAACGGTCGTCTGGGCGATGGGCGGCCGCCGCAACGGGCCCCGGCACAGTGCGGCGTCGATGCGCCGGGTGGTGCGCCTCAAGGGCCGGCACGTGCACGCCCTGCTCGTGGAGGGCGCCACCGCATGGGCGGCCCAGGCCCGCAACCTGCACATCCTCATCGCCACGCTCGAGGCCGGCGGCATCGAGTACTTCTGTATCCGCGGTGCCACGAAGGACGTTCCGACGGTCGCGGTGCCCGCAGAGCTGCGCGAGTCGGCGGAGGAAATGCTCCAGATCGCCTTCGAGCAGACCCCGGGTTACGTGGGCACAGCCTCAGCGTCGGAGTCGGGCATGCGGCCCGGCGACGACGACAAGTCGTGGCGCCAGCTGCGCAAGCACGACGCCCTCCGGGTCGCCTGGTACGTCACCGACCCCACGCAGCAGCTCGTGTTCGGCGCCGACCAGGGCTGTGACCTCGAATTCTGGGCGGAACGAGAAGGCCGGCTCGTGGCACCCCGACCCAACCGGGTGGTCGAAGAAGTGCCGGTGGACGCACCACGCCACACCGTGCCGCAGGCCCTGTTCGCCCTGGTGCCCGGCTCCTACACCACCGGCAGCGCGCGCACCGTGGCCGAATTCACCCAGCCTCTGGCGGAGGACCACCTCTTCCCCATCGACGTCGTCTACACCTGGGTCGACGACTCCGACCCCAGATGGAGCGCCGAACGCGATGCCGCCCGCGCGGGCAGGCCGGGCGCCCCGTCCCAGACCCTGCACGCCCAGGCGGCGAACGACGCGCGCTTCACCAGCCGCGACGAACTGCGCTACTCCCTGCGCTCCCTGCACCAGTACGCACCCTGGGTCCGCACCGTCTACCTGGTCACCGCCGGACAGGTGCCCGGCTGGCTGGACACCGACGCCCCCGGCATCCAGGTCGTCGACCACCGTGAGATCTTCTCGGAACCCACCGCGCTGCCCACGTTCAACTCACACGCCATCGAAAGCCAGCTGCACCACATCGAAGGCCTGTCCGAGCACTTCCTCTACCTCAACGACGATGTGTTCTTCGGCCGCCCGCTCGGTGCCGAACGCTTCTTCCACACCAACGGCCTGACCAAGTTCTTCCAGTCCAAGGCGCTCATACCGAGCGGCCCCGCGGACACGGACGACCTGCCGGTGAACGCGGCCGGCAAGAACAGCCGGGCGCTGATCGAGCGGTCCTTCGGCACCCGTATCGCGCAGAAGATGAAGCACACCCCGCACCCGCTGCGCCGCAGCATCCTCGCCGACATCGAGCTGGTCTACAGCGAAGAGCACCAGCGCACCCAGCACTCCCGCTTCCGGTCCCCGGAGGACGTCCCGATCGCCTCCTCGCTGCACCACTACTACGGCTTCCACACCGGCCGCACGACCGTCGGCAACATCCGATACCAGTACATCGACCTCGCCGCCGACCAGGCCCGGCGCCGCCTGGACAACCTCCTCGCCCATCGGAACTTCGACACCTTCTGCCTGAACGACACCGTCGAACATGACGACCCCGAGGCCCAGGAGCGGATGGTGAGGAACTTCCTCGACGCGTATTTCCCCGTCCCCAGCCGTTTCGAGCGCGTGGACCGGGACGAGTACTGCGACGTGAGCGGGCCGGGCAAGGCCGAGATCAGGCAGTGA
- a CDS encoding LCP family protein: MSHDAMSQGTQEGRPASHGGGRKRREGPRKRRRGLKITLGVLVLLILAGGGTAYWMYQDLDNNIKGVDINKALGEDRPKKLPTAGQNLLVLGSDSRAGAENQELGGGGAVGGARSDTAMVVHIPEGRTQAVAVSIPRDTLVTRPECTRSDGSTTAPAERVMFNSVYSQVGPACVVKTVEKMSGVRIDHYMEINFAGFKGLVDAIGGVTVDVKEPIHDKASGLDLTAGTHKLDGTESLSFVRTRHGIGDGSDLGRIGLQQQFLFSLLTEIKSQDLLGSPTTAYKIANSATKSLTTDEGLASLTSLTEFARSMNGVDPSSMETIMLPVAYDKRDPNRVVAAQPQAGDLWKAIRSDGTIPESAKESPATGG, translated from the coding sequence ATGAGTCACGACGCCATGTCCCAGGGCACACAGGAAGGCCGTCCGGCGTCTCATGGCGGCGGACGGAAGCGCAGAGAAGGCCCGCGCAAACGCCGCCGCGGCCTCAAGATCACCCTGGGGGTGCTCGTCCTGCTCATCCTCGCGGGTGGCGGCACGGCGTACTGGATGTATCAGGACCTCGACAACAACATCAAGGGTGTCGACATCAACAAGGCGCTCGGTGAGGACCGTCCCAAGAAGCTGCCCACCGCCGGCCAGAACCTCCTCGTCCTCGGCTCCGACTCCCGCGCCGGGGCGGAGAACCAGGAACTGGGCGGGGGTGGCGCCGTCGGCGGGGCCCGCTCCGACACCGCCATGGTGGTGCACATACCCGAGGGCCGGACCCAGGCCGTCGCCGTGTCCATCCCGCGCGACACCCTGGTGACGCGGCCCGAGTGCACCAGGTCCGACGGTTCGACGACGGCACCCGCCGAGCGGGTCATGTTCAACTCCGTGTACTCGCAGGTCGGTCCGGCCTGCGTGGTGAAGACGGTGGAGAAGATGTCCGGAGTCCGCATCGACCACTACATGGAGATCAACTTCGCCGGGTTCAAGGGTCTGGTCGACGCCATCGGGGGCGTCACCGTCGACGTCAAGGAGCCGATCCACGACAAGGCGTCGGGGCTCGACCTGACCGCCGGTACGCACAAGCTCGACGGCACCGAGTCCCTCTCCTTCGTCCGGACCAGGCACGGCATCGGAGACGGCAGCGACCTGGGCCGGATCGGGCTGCAGCAGCAGTTCCTCTTCTCGCTGCTGACCGAGATCAAGTCGCAGGACCTGCTCGGCAGTCCGACGACGGCGTACAAGATCGCCAACTCGGCCACCAAGTCGCTCACCACCGACGAGGGGCTGGCCTCACTGACGTCCCTCACCGAGTTCGCCCGCTCGATGAACGGCGTCGACCCCTCGTCCATGGAGACGATCATGCTGCCGGTCGCCTACGACAAACGCGACCCGAACCGTGTGGTGGCGGCGCAGCCGCAGGCCGGCGACCTCTGGAAGGCGATCCGCTCGGACGGCACGATCCCGGAGTCCGCGAAGGAGTCTCCCGCGACGGGCGGCTGA
- a CDS encoding NTP pyrophosphohydrolase has translation MTNERALVIIDAANVVGSVPDQWWRDRRGAAERLRDSLVPYALDGLPGVPGPAELVLVVEGAARAVVSVPGVRVEAAAGSGDDLIVDLVAAWADDRAGRGDCVVVTSDRGLRQRVEAYGARCTGPRTVRPLPPSRRD, from the coding sequence GTGACGAACGAACGGGCTCTCGTGATCATCGACGCCGCCAACGTGGTGGGGTCCGTCCCGGACCAGTGGTGGAGGGACCGGCGCGGGGCCGCCGAGCGGCTGCGGGACTCGCTCGTCCCGTATGCCCTCGACGGGCTGCCGGGCGTTCCCGGTCCCGCCGAACTGGTGCTGGTCGTGGAGGGCGCGGCCCGCGCGGTCGTGTCCGTGCCGGGGGTCCGCGTGGAGGCGGCCGCGGGCAGCGGCGACGACCTGATCGTGGACCTGGTGGCGGCGTGGGCGGACGACCGGGCCGGCCGGGGCGACTGTGTCGTGGTCACGTCCGACCGGGGACTGCGGCAGCGGGTCGAAGCGTACGGGGCGAGGTGCACGGGACCGCGTACGGTACGGCCGCTGCCGCCTTCGCGTCGTGACTGA